ACTAGTAACGGTGTCTGATCGACAGTCAATTCGGAACGGGCAACGAATTTTTAATCATCTTTGCAAACTAACAACCAATTTTCGATGCGCAATGAGTCGCTCTGGTGAACTTGGCAAAACAGAACACCGTAAAGTGTAGAAGTTCCTTTAACAATTTCGTTTGCTGTCAATTTCTACAAACAAATGGTCTTATTCTGTTAGTACTGGTGCATGTGTATTTCGGAAACATTGAACGTTGGCCTTGCTTGTagtaaaaaaaaggaccaaaatcGTTCCTCTTCACAAGCACCGATCGCATATTTCTTCgaaacatcatttttttttaccgttGGCCGCTTTCGACACAACCAAGCGTTTGTTCATCGGAAAGGCAACTGTGCTAATGATTGGCCGATCCAATCGATCGACTTTGGGAAACATTGACTTCTATTGATTAGTGCGAAGTCTGTCTGGGCAAAGTCTGTTCTCCATGTTTGCACGTTCCCTCGAATCGAACATAAGGAATGGTTGTTTCTGCCGCCGAATCGGTTGGTGCTTTTGATGGTGCACCAGGGAAAAGCcgaaacaaaaccaccaaatAGTGTTCATagatattttcatttccttaATTAACCCCCCGATAAGAGTTGAAAATTGAGCCTTCATAATTTGGAGAGgcttaaaatatgtttctgttttcgttttacatTTAATCCCATCAAAGGAAAGCCTCCGAGCGACCGACATTCTCGATTAGAGGTTGGCACCCGTAATCCGATTGCCCGGCAATTAACCGATGATGTGACATTTTCCAGCCCGTTGCCACCGGAAATGTCACGGCCGCGCCgtgcccttttttgctgccaaatACCGTCAAACCATTGAACGCATCATTTCATAACGTAATTCATAAGTAAATATCACACCCATCCAAGGGGGGCCAGGCGCCCTTTCGGGAGGAGTCATTCGTTGCTGGCCTTTTTTGTTGACGGGCCTGAGCCTCAACTCATCAAAGGTATCCAAGGGTGGCGAGTAATACCGCGTTGCCGGCAGGCCCTTAACGGGCGCCATTCAATAGACGGTCGGAGAGGACACGTGTCCCCGTTTGGGCCGACCGGAGTGGGGATTAATCAGCTTTATGAAATTGATATGCTCACCACCGGGGCCCGATGGCCAATGCTGAGGGCAGAGTTTGCAAAACACACCCACCAATCCCACGTTGCGTCAATTatggtaattgaaaattatttaagCAAAtagctgttcccggcgtgcgtcgccacgcctcatttcataCACCTATCTCGATGATCCTGCGTTTCAGATGATCGgacttcccggtgacgtatccgatcggcttccatTCTCGCTTCCAGTTGGATACATGGCAAAACTGGTGCCAGTTGCATTTGGCTCAAATtacttgaaaactatccgagttttgATCAAACGGGTTTCAACTAGTCATCAGAACATTTTCTCTTGCCAAAAACTCCTTAAGGCAGATTTTGGTTCAAtgtgttcgaaaacaaccTGAATTACTAGGTTGTTCATAAAATTCAGAGccaattttttatgttatattggtacactcttcgtCTGAACGTATgcgaagttttatttcaatcggtAACTTTTTTTACAAGCTATTTAGTATCCtcgtgtcacagtattttctacaacgaaaaaatcaattgcagtgattgaatttttatttttggaaggtttaaatGTTTCTGAGGGGGTTTCTGGAAGGTTTCTGAGTTGAAACGTAGGATGTAGAAACATAGGACTACAATAGGATCAgacacaatcgaaaatgtactcaaaaatagatCTGCCAAGCCATTCCTTAAAACAATGACAAGAattaacttttcaaataaaagttcaagcttCGAGCAATATTCaaccattattttttttataacaaaatgaaaaagtgcacttttttgaccaccctttatataaaaaaaggaGACTTCACTTGCGGCGGacgtatttttttttgggtgtcTCCATTTAATGTCTCTTTCTTGTTTTATCCTTTTGCAGGACGATTTTATTGGTGCACACTGCAAAGCGATATGCTCACTTACGACCTGCAACAATGTGGCACAGGGGCTCTTTTGTGACCTCTCaggtcggttttttttttttcgatggtCTTCAAATACCAGCTGACCTTTTTGAAGAATCGTAAAATCTCACCCATCCGTAGCGCGAGAGTTTTCCTTCTCCAGTGAGACGGAAAAATCTTTCCCAAACTGCACCCGTGGGAGCTCATTTTGAGCTTGTTTTTCTCAGATCCCCAGGTTCCTGTGGATTGTTTGCGTTCTGGCTACGGTCCCGCGGCAGCTTCATAACAGATTGTCCACTTAACTATCGGATAACGACCACGACCGTGTCCCACGTGACCTGAATGGGGAAATATTGTGTTGTTGGCACCTTTCTCCTTTTTCTCATGAGTCTAGACATTCATCGATGTCGAACAATTTTTTTCGGACACAAATGTTGCAAAACTTTCCCAATTATAAAAAGTTACTGTAACTTGATGAAAAACTatggcataaaattaaatatgaaacagTAATTTCACGCAActgataaattttatttctataTGAATTGTTCGAAAATTGAATGCTGTTTCCATTCTTTTATTACTTTCTTTTGTAAACTAAGACTTCAACAGATTTCAAATTATGAAAGAATTCTTTAAGAGCTCTTATAAAACGTTCGATCACTATTCGCCTCACAATCCGattgcaaaaaacaataaccatgaaggacaaacaaaaataatgcTCACACCCTCATCGCCCACCAATCGTCGAATCGGAAGACAAACAACGCGCTTAACTGGTCCCGCACCAGCACGCCAGCCGTCGGAGGATCCCATGGGAATTGGCCTCGTCCCTCGTGTCCTGCGAGAAAACCCCCGATCACCAGGGAGCAGCTTCTTTCCGTCGCCGTCCGCCGTGCTCGTTACCGTCTAATTCCATTGTGTTCTGATTTAGTTTGAGTTcaattatcattatttttttggCAATCGGTCCCGGCCCTCGATTCCGGGGGTTTTCCCGTTTcacggtcccggtcccgacGTCCGGACAAGCGGTGGTGTTTGGTGgacttgcgttgcgttgctggCAAGGAAAACGATTATGTTcgaattatgcaaatgtggtCTGACAAGGCACTTGGTTCCTAATTATTTCTCGTTCGCGCATTTGCCAGTCGGGCCGCGATTGCAGCGCAGGTCACGGTGGCTGACTGTGGTAAATGATTTTTCCTACCTTTTTCCGACTTGCCTTGTTCCTTTCTTcgcgaaaagaaagcaatCCGGATTGTTTGTAGCTGTAAGCGGAGCGATGGTTCTTCTTATTggttaaaaaaacaaaacgaagggACATAGAACCCCTTTGGGGCGACAGCAAAATTCTTTTCCAAACCACAAGCCCCAGAGTACGCAACAAATGACCCATAAGCTGATAACAATAACGGGATAACATCTGCACTAATTCAATTTCCTCAATTGACCACCAGCAAGGTCCGGCGCTCTCCAGAACTTCGATTCGTTCGGTCGTTCCGGAAATAAGTCGTTCGAATAAATCACTGCGAATATGTTGCGAAGACACCCGTCGGGGTGGCCGCCAAACAACCCATCAGAGCGATCCGATCAGTAATCCCTTCCCAAACGAGCTGCTCTTGTTGTCGGCGTTGTTGATACATTCCGCAAGCTGGAACTGTGGGAAGAACTGGGAACACAAATTGGGAAGAGTACCGAGGAAAGCGGATTACACTCCTCTATGTCGTATGCTGCACTCGAATGTAACCGatccgacgggacgggacttCCGTATGTGTTGAAGACGATTGCATTGGGTCCAGATTACAGAAGGATGCTGTCCAATTTATCAGAAGGGCCTTCTTCACGTTTTGCGTGAAGCTTAAACTTACCTTCAGTAGCAAATGAGTAGTGAACTTGAAGAAACACTCAAATTGCTCTACATTTTCCGATCATTAAAACTGTTTTACTGGCCCAAATTAGGGATCGTTACCATTCACAAAAAAGGTAAGCTTAAAACTAAAAGTTTTACGCGAAGCAAAAGGCAAACCAAAAAGAAATCTCTTCCAAATTAAATCTACCTTTTCTAATGGAGCTTAGGTCACGTCGCATATATCGTGATAAATTGAGTAAACAGCAAGCttgttaattaattcaaaagaGGACAGTATTTACCTTCCTACAGCACATTTAGTTGTTTTTTATCAAACTAACTCACTCTGCTACATCACCGGCCATTCCTCTGATTTTTGTTACACTCATCGTttgcggaaaataaaacattttccaagcaaacaaaacacaacaacctTTAATCGGATTTACCCGTGTACCGGCACCGACCAGGATGCCTGCGTTGGCCATTTGACTTTGGCCGAATTGAAAACCAACCAGCCCGCGTGTGGTGAAAATCTCGAGCGTGAAATTGAGAAATGCAACCGATTTTCCGACGCTTTtccgaccgggccggggggaAGAGGATCGGCTCGACGATGCGTCACTAGGATCACTAATCGGCGATTAATTTtgttcgtccgttcgtcggTGCATCTGGGGCGGGGAAGGATTTTCCGGTTCCTGCTGCCGAGCGTAAATCCTTGCACATCTCACTCTGTGCtggtggcaaagaaaaaatcaatttaggAAATCGGATAACCGCGATCGGATGTTcgtccttcggtcggtcggttccgccCGGGATTTTTTCGACTGCCGCGAGATAGAATGTTAAGCGGAGTGcggagtttgttttggtttatttcCTTCCGGATGTCTCGGCACTCGAACCGGCCCCCGGATTGAGTGCAGTTCTTTTGCAGTCGTTTCGTACTCGTCGACCATGTGTCGTGTCCTTCATTTCCAGAGCGTAATgaattgataaattattcaatccATCGACCAACTCGGCTTTATTGGCCTCGGTCGGAGTTGCCATCGGGCGGGATGGATTAGAGATGcgtttttcgtcgttttttgGGGAACTCTGCCAGCTCACGCAACCATTGGTTCGGTTCGCAGTCACCTGTTTGAGTTGAGCACAATGGTATCGCTTCATCTGGGTCTGGCCGTCTGGATCGCGACCCAACAACCTAACAGCTTGCCGTGACGAAGTCGCGCTTAGTCCCGTCACAACTCGCTCCGACGGTGAACGTTCTCACCACTCCACTTCTAATCCCGCTGTTTCCGGCACGGTGAAGAAAGGCATCATGACCACCGAGCAGCCGCCGGCGATGGACCTGAACTCGCCACCATTCTCGCGGCTCTTCGTACTCTGCGGTAAGCAAATTACGGTCGCGGCCCTCGAGGAGTTCTTCGCTCCGTACGGAACGGTGGAACAGTGCCACGTAGTGCACGACCAGTCCACCGGCCAGTCGAAGGGTATCGGGTTCGTCAAGTTCCAGAAAACGTCCGAAGCGGCCCGGGCGCTCAAGGAAGCCGACGGCAAAACGATCGATCCCGAAACGAAACCCATCAAGGTGGAGATCGCCTCAAGGTAAGCCCGCGTCGGTGGCCTCTGGACTCGATCGATTAACGATCACCCTCTCCCACAGTACGATCGAGTCGAAACCTCTGGACTGTCTGCGGCTGAAGGTAAAGTGTTCGATGGACCTGGACGCTGAAGCGGTGAAGACGGAGTTTAGCAAAATAGCCGCCGTCAATTGTGTACAGTTGGTTCCGGACAAAAAGTCTCCCGGTAACAACGTGGCCTATCTTACGTTCGAATCGTTCCTGGATGCGGCCCTTGCCTACGAAACGGCCAAGCCGGACCATAAGGCAAAGTTTGCAAAAATCAAACCGCGCAAGGTGAGCCTCGAGAcgcagccaccggaaacgaaagGCTTCTTCCGTCCCTTCACCAGACGCCGCTCGTCCGCGCTGATGCCGCCCACCAAGTTGACCGTTCTGTGCAGCTCGACGCTGACCCAGAACCAAATCTGGCGGCTGTTCGATATCATCCCGGGACTGCTGAACTGTTCCGTGTCGCACGACGGCGGCTCGATGGGAATTGCCACCGT
The nucleotide sequence above comes from Anopheles bellator chromosome 1, idAnoBellAS_SP24_06.2, whole genome shotgun sequence. Encoded proteins:
- the LOC131205695 gene encoding RNA-binding protein 45-like, with amino-acid sequence MTTEQPPAMDLNSPPFSRLFVLCGKQITVAALEEFFAPYGTVEQCHVVHDQSTGQSKGIGFVKFQKTSEAARALKEADGKTIDPETKPIKVEIASSTIESKPLDCLRLKVKCSMDLDAEAVKTEFSKIAAVNCVQLVPDKKSPGNNVAYLTFESFLDAALAYETAKPDHKAKFAKIKPRKVSLETQPPETKGFFRPFTRRRSSALMPPTKLTVLCSSTLTQNQIWRLFDIIPGLLNCSVSHDGGSMGIATVTYNNAQSAKYAREKLHKFEYPIGEKIVVKDATSVDEGKQ